Proteins encoded within one genomic window of Alteribacter populi:
- a CDS encoding DUF5054 domain-containing protein: MIRNVHVIFKTHLDIGFTDLAENVIDQYVNLYIPKAITLAEELDAAGGSERFLWTTGSWLISHYLKVATIEKREKMVQAIKNCHIAWHGLPFTTHTELLNPELLEYSLSISEKLDEKFNRSTITAKMTDVPGHTISMVPYLAQHGIEYLHLGVNPASKVPNVPKLFLWRADCGSEVIVNYAGNYGEVVQVDGLEDALVFAHTGDNCGPSSPDDIRKQFEDLAKRFPGAKIQASTMDAFARKLLKVKDKLPVVTEEIGDTWIHGVGTDPYKLASYRECIRLRSRWICEGKLVQGTEEYEKVSENLALIAEHTWGMDLKKYLPDFTNYSKPDFVKARTKSSFDNNMILDKYGYIGAFAMDEMDENSKELFCKKEKNYSYKLFERSWSEQREYVNKAMAALEEEKQSELEKALVSIKEGPKKLDDSEALNIREKYQLGNFEVSFDCNGSINLLRDSKGKLWADNQHVLGLFSYETFGPENYHHWFKHYMSNLKQTHPWADSDFGKPGFEYSEPTPEHHLYEPGVQSLQLIRGSEEDLVQVNMVIPEFAIHHYGAPEKVVIEYSFSKLNDDIKVVLYWENKEANRLPEASWFSFNPIVDNSNQWRLHKLGSYVSPLNVVKDGNRNLHAVDKGVLYKGTEGKIEMDTLDAALICPGERKLLRFDNNFAPLDGGMHFNLHNNIWGTNFPMWYGDDAKFRFHLSFEGYL, translated from the coding sequence ATGATTCGGAATGTACATGTGATTTTTAAAACACATTTGGATATAGGTTTTACAGACCTTGCTGAAAATGTCATTGATCAATATGTTAATTTATACATTCCAAAGGCAATTACGCTTGCTGAGGAATTAGACGCCGCTGGTGGTAGTGAGAGATTTTTGTGGACGACGGGTTCTTGGCTTATAAGCCACTATTTGAAGGTTGCTACTATAGAAAAACGAGAAAAAATGGTTCAAGCAATTAAGAATTGTCATATTGCTTGGCATGGACTCCCATTTACCACTCACACCGAACTGCTTAATCCAGAATTATTGGAGTATAGCTTATCTATTTCTGAAAAGCTTGACGAAAAATTTAATAGATCAACGATTACTGCAAAGATGACGGATGTTCCGGGGCATACAATTTCTATGGTTCCATACTTGGCACAGCACGGAATTGAATATTTACACCTCGGTGTCAACCCGGCATCTAAAGTTCCAAATGTCCCAAAATTATTTCTCTGGAGAGCAGATTGCGGATCAGAAGTCATTGTAAACTATGCGGGTAATTACGGAGAAGTCGTTCAGGTGGATGGTTTAGAAGATGCTTTAGTTTTTGCTCACACAGGTGATAACTGTGGCCCCTCTTCACCAGATGATATTCGAAAGCAATTTGAAGATCTAGCAAAAAGATTTCCGGGTGCTAAAATTCAAGCATCTACAATGGATGCTTTTGCAAGAAAATTGCTCAAGGTGAAAGACAAATTACCTGTTGTTACAGAAGAAATCGGTGATACCTGGATTCACGGGGTAGGAACGGATCCGTATAAACTGGCGAGCTATCGTGAATGTATTCGATTACGATCCCGGTGGATTTGTGAAGGTAAACTTGTTCAAGGTACAGAAGAATACGAAAAGGTAAGTGAAAACTTAGCATTGATTGCTGAACATACGTGGGGTATGGACTTGAAGAAATATTTACCTGATTTCACGAATTATTCAAAGCCTGACTTTGTAAAAGCGAGAACAAAAAGCAGTTTTGACAATAATATGATTCTTGATAAATACGGGTACATAGGAGCTTTCGCCATGGATGAAATGGATGAAAACTCCAAAGAACTTTTCTGTAAAAAGGAAAAAAATTATAGTTATAAATTATTTGAGAGATCATGGAGTGAACAAAGAGAATATGTGAACAAAGCAATGGCTGCATTAGAAGAGGAAAAGCAGTCAGAGCTGGAAAAGGCTTTAGTAAGTATAAAAGAAGGCCCAAAAAAACTGGATGATAGCGAAGCATTAAATATTAGAGAAAAGTATCAATTGGGGAACTTCGAAGTTTCTTTTGATTGTAATGGCTCTATTAATTTATTGCGAGATAGTAAAGGGAAACTATGGGCAGATAATCAACATGTACTTGGGCTTTTTTCCTATGAAACATTCGGACCTGAAAATTATCATCATTGGTTTAAGCATTATATGAGTAACCTAAAACAAACTCATCCTTGGGCAGATTCAGACTTTGGAAAGCCGGGATTTGAATATTCTGAGCCGACTCCAGAGCATCATCTCTACGAACCTGGTGTACAATCGCTTCAATTGATAAGAGGTTCTGAAGAAGATCTTGTTCAAGTAAATATGGTTATACCTGAGTTTGCTATACATCATTATGGAGCGCCTGAGAAGGTCGTTATTGAATACTCATTTAGTAAGTTGAATGATGATATTAAAGTTGTTCTGTATTGGGAGAATAAAGAAGCTAACAGGTTACCTGAAGCAAGCTGGTTTTCATTTAACCCGATTGTCGACAATTCTAATCAATGGAGGCTTCATAAGCTCGGTTCCTATGTTTCACCACTAAATGTAGTAAAAGACGGAAACCGTAACTTACATGCAGTGGATAAGGGGGTATTATATAAGGGAACAGAAGGCAAGATTGAAATGGATACTCTTGATGCTGCTCTAATATGTCCCGGGGAACGAAAATTGCTTCGATTTGACAATAACTTTGCCCCTTTAGACGGAGGAATGCACTTTAACCTGCACAATAACATTTGGGGTACAAACTTTCCGATGTGGTATGGAGATGATGCAAAGTTCCGGTTCCATTTATCTTTTGAAGGGTACCTGTAG
- the iolE gene encoding myo-inosose-2 dehydratase, which translates to MFSSKKIKLGIAPIAWTNDDMPELGASVTFEQCISEMALAGYSGSEIGNKYPRNVDALKKALSLRNLEIVSAWFSSYLTTQPFKKTEELFIEHRDFLYEMGAKVIVVSEQGRSIQGVMDTPLFKEKPHFSDEEWRRLADGLNALGRLAKEKGMDVVYHHHMGTGVQTTVEIDKLLALTDPGLISLLFDTGHLVFSGEDPLQILDKHMSRIKHVHLKDIRQTVADQVRNKEYSFLEAVKLGAFTVPGDGDIQFDEIFARLSESGYEGWFIVEAEQDPNEADPLEYALKARRFIKEKTNL; encoded by the coding sequence ATGTTTTCAAGTAAAAAGATTAAACTTGGCATTGCCCCTATTGCATGGACAAATGATGATATGCCCGAATTAGGAGCAAGTGTCACTTTTGAACAATGCATTAGCGAAATGGCATTAGCAGGGTATTCGGGAAGTGAGATTGGGAATAAATATCCACGCAATGTTGATGCGTTAAAGAAGGCATTGTCACTAAGAAACCTGGAGATTGTGAGTGCGTGGTTCAGTTCATATTTGACTACTCAGCCCTTTAAAAAAACAGAAGAATTATTCATTGAACATCGTGATTTTCTATATGAAATGGGAGCAAAGGTCATTGTCGTTTCGGAACAAGGACGAAGTATTCAAGGGGTGATGGATACACCGTTATTTAAAGAAAAACCTCATTTTTCCGACGAAGAATGGAGGCGTCTCGCAGATGGCTTAAACGCTTTAGGTAGATTAGCTAAAGAAAAAGGCATGGATGTTGTTTACCACCATCATATGGGCACTGGAGTCCAGACTACTGTAGAAATTGATAAATTATTAGCCTTAACAGATCCAGGTTTAATCTCTCTATTATTTGATACAGGTCATCTTGTCTTTTCTGGAGAAGATCCATTACAGATTTTAGATAAGCATATGTCACGGATTAAACATGTACATTTAAAAGATATTCGACAAACGGTAGCTGATCAAGTAAGGAACAAAGAGTATAGCTTTTTAGAGGCTGTGAAATTAGGCGCTTTTACCGTACCTGGTGATGGTGATATTCAATTTGATGAAATATTTGCCCGATTGTCCGAAAGTGGTTACGAGGGCTGGTTTATCGTTGAAGCTGAGCAAGATCCAAATGAAGCAGACCCGTTGGAGTATGCATTGAAAGCAAGAAGGTTCATCAAAGAAAAAACAAATTTGTAA
- a CDS encoding VanZ family protein — MTKKNIVFFNIIPIILVMGTIFIASSQSSEQQDLSPIISEISDENSLREVAGAVIQRLDGYLERVITFAKDHTSIVLGSVFVFAASVALVFYRLFRSSDSRLKKVIKSIIYTCVLFTFFAIFLFFIKSEAIIDMIRSQASFDHLRGILNRIDFMYAGHEVNVQSWGVNGLIEFLLRKFAHFFLFGLLGFFLYLAIFKVSRKVTVSFILSVLFVLLYGALDEYRQSFIPSRSALVEDVILDTVGGVFGASMAFVKNWISEWFRKR; from the coding sequence ATGACAAAGAAAAATATTGTATTTTTCAACATAATACCGATCATTCTTGTCATGGGGACAATTTTCATTGCTTCTTCTCAATCTTCAGAACAGCAAGATTTGAGTCCGATAATAAGCGAAATCTCTGATGAAAACAGTTTGAGGGAAGTGGCAGGGGCAGTTATCCAAAGGCTTGATGGTTACCTGGAGAGGGTAATTACCTTTGCCAAAGACCATACGTCGATAGTCCTGGGTAGTGTTTTTGTTTTTGCTGCTAGCGTAGCTTTGGTTTTCTACCGTTTATTCAGGTCCTCTGATTCAAGATTGAAAAAGGTTATCAAATCTATTATTTATACATGCGTCCTCTTCACTTTTTTTGCTATTTTCCTGTTCTTTATAAAAAGTGAAGCGATCATTGACATGATTAGAAGTCAAGCCTCCTTTGATCACTTAAGAGGAATTCTAAATAGGATCGACTTTATGTACGCCGGGCATGAGGTTAATGTACAAAGCTGGGGAGTCAACGGGTTAATTGAATTTCTACTCCGCAAATTTGCGCACTTTTTTCTATTTGGACTACTAGGCTTTTTCTTATACTTGGCGATCTTTAAAGTAAGTCGCAAGGTTACTGTATCTTTTATACTTTCTGTACTATTCGTATTGCTTTATGGAGCCCTGGATGAATATCGCCAATCTTTTATTCCATCGCGCTCAGCTTTGGTTGAAGATGTCATTTTAGATACGGTTGGAGGTGTATTTGGGGCGAGCATGGCTTTCGTGAAGAATTGGATTTCAGAGTGGTTTAGGAAAAGGTGA
- the iolD gene encoding 3D-(3,5/4)-trihydroxycyclohexane-1,2-dione acylhydrolase (decyclizing), whose product MRTMRMTTAQALVKFLNYQYIDSDGVEQKFVDGIFTIFGHGNVLGLGQALEEDPGDLKVYQGRNEQGMAHAAMAFAKQKHRKQIMACTSSVGPGSANMVTAAATATANQVPVLLLPGDVFASRQPDPVLQQIEQTHDLTISTNDSFKAVSKYWDCISRPEQLMSALINAMRVLTNQADTGAVTICLPQDVQGEAWDFPEVFFKKRVHKIERRTPSIEAVKEACDLIKQKKKPVIISGGGVRYSGAAGALKEFTETLHIPFTETQAGKSAIESHHPFNLGGVGVTGNLAANQIAKDADLVIGIGTRFTDFTTASKQLFQNENVEFLTINVSEFDAEKLDARKIVADAKLTLKALEKELNEVSYKSEYGTKINEIKEEWEKELARLHDIEYKEDNFSPEVSGHLDKQLVQYKDALHSSLTQTQVIGEINHSIDDDAIIVGAAGSLPGDLQRTWVSKQPNTYHMEYGYSCMGYEISGALGTKLAKPDKEVYAMVGDGSYLMLHSELVTSLQERRKINVVLFDNAGFGCINNLQMGNGMGSFNTEFRSRNEETGKLDGEIMTIDFAQSASGYGVKTYKVTTIEELRNAIADAKKQTISTLIDIKVLPKTMTDGYESWWHVGVAEVSEKSAIQKAFKEKEVNLQKARRY is encoded by the coding sequence ATGCGGACAATGAGAATGACAACGGCGCAAGCTTTAGTTAAATTTTTAAATTACCAATATATTGATTCTGATGGTGTTGAACAAAAGTTTGTTGACGGAATTTTCACGATTTTTGGCCATGGAAATGTCCTCGGGTTAGGTCAAGCTCTAGAAGAAGATCCTGGGGATTTAAAGGTGTATCAAGGGAGAAATGAACAAGGAATGGCCCATGCGGCAATGGCCTTTGCGAAACAAAAACACCGTAAGCAGATCATGGCATGTACATCATCAGTTGGGCCTGGTTCTGCGAATATGGTGACAGCAGCAGCAACTGCAACTGCCAATCAGGTTCCGGTTTTATTATTACCAGGAGATGTTTTTGCTTCAAGACAACCTGACCCTGTTCTTCAACAAATTGAACAAACGCATGATTTAACAATCTCCACTAATGATTCGTTTAAGGCTGTGAGTAAGTATTGGGATTGCATTAGCCGTCCAGAACAGTTAATGTCTGCATTAATTAATGCAATGAGAGTACTGACTAATCAAGCGGATACAGGAGCGGTGACGATTTGCTTGCCACAAGATGTTCAAGGGGAAGCCTGGGATTTCCCGGAAGTTTTCTTTAAAAAGAGGGTACATAAGATTGAACGGAGGACCCCTTCTATTGAGGCAGTGAAAGAAGCTTGTGACCTTATAAAGCAGAAGAAAAAACCAGTCATCATTAGTGGTGGTGGCGTGCGTTATTCTGGAGCTGCGGGTGCTTTGAAGGAATTTACGGAAACGCTTCATATTCCATTTACGGAAACACAGGCTGGTAAAAGTGCGATAGAGAGTCATCATCCTTTTAATCTTGGTGGCGTTGGGGTGACAGGAAATTTAGCTGCTAACCAAATAGCTAAAGATGCCGATCTTGTTATCGGAATTGGTACGAGATTTACAGACTTTACTACAGCTTCAAAACAACTATTTCAAAATGAAAACGTTGAATTTTTAACGATTAATGTGTCTGAATTTGATGCAGAGAAATTAGATGCGAGAAAAATTGTTGCGGATGCAAAACTTACATTAAAAGCATTGGAAAAGGAACTGAATGAAGTCTCATATAAATCAGAATATGGAACTAAAATCAATGAAATAAAGGAAGAGTGGGAAAAAGAACTTGCTCGTTTACATGACATTGAATATAAAGAGGATAACTTCTCTCCTGAAGTGTCAGGCCACCTAGATAAGCAGCTCGTTCAATATAAGGATGCTCTCCACTCTTCCCTGACACAAACGCAAGTAATAGGGGAAATAAACCATTCCATTGACGATGATGCCATTATTGTAGGAGCCGCCGGAAGCCTTCCTGGTGACTTACAAAGAACGTGGGTCTCAAAGCAGCCAAATACCTATCACATGGAGTATGGATATTCTTGCATGGGCTATGAAATTTCTGGCGCACTAGGTACGAAGTTAGCTAAGCCTGATAAAGAGGTATATGCAATGGTCGGGGATGGAAGTTATTTAATGCTTCACTCTGAATTAGTAACGAGTTTACAAGAGAGACGAAAAATAAATGTTGTTTTGTTTGATAATGCGGGTTTTGGGTGCATTAATAATTTGCAAATGGGAAATGGGATGGGCAGTTTCAACACTGAATTCCGCTCCCGAAATGAAGAGACTGGGAAGCTTGATGGAGAGATTATGACCATCGATTTTGCACAAAGTGCTTCTGGATATGGTGTTAAAACCTATAAAGTGACAACGATCGAAGAGTTAAGAAATGCGATTGCAGATGCGAAAAAACAAACGATTTCAACCCTTATAGATATTAAGGTCTTACCTAAAACCATGACGGATGGGTATGAATCCTGGTGGCATGTGGGCGTTGCGGAAGTATCAGAAAAATCTGCGATTCAGAAGGCATTTAAAGAAAAAGAAGTAAATCTTCAAAAAGCGAGGCGCTATTAG
- a CDS encoding PLP-dependent aminotransferase family protein, whose protein sequence is MIFLKIVKKGHSKHIYQQIYEELKKSILERKITVNEKLPSKRNLAEQLNVSVNSVSNAYEQLLAEGYIYTIERKGYFVENITQYIDQHEARAVNFPIDLKEQHHDKGGWLSLSHMTSDISMFPFKKWLKCQNEAIKNHRQELSEITSPQGPYIVRKTISRMIALTRGVKCEPEQIIIGGGTQPLVRQFMTLLKGNTKVAIENPGYSRIHALLKSMKFDVAPINLDKKGIDMKEIESINPKILFITPSHQFPTGIIMPISRRIELLNWAAHSNDRYIVEDDYDSEFKYGTDNIPSLQSLDRHHRVIYTGTFSKTLLPSFRISYIVLPPKLLREYRNFYSNWIQGSNSFSLFTLHYFIESGEYERHIKRMNHHYEMKRKLLIKQLQATFKDDIEIKNVPAGLHFLAHFKKNKRYEDINEKAKQEKLEIYSIERFNLDSKYKKDETSISLVMGFATIKTEEIPEAVNRLYRIIN, encoded by the coding sequence ATGATTTTTCTTAAAATTGTTAAAAAAGGACATTCAAAACATATCTATCAACAGATTTACGAGGAATTAAAAAAATCTATCTTAGAACGAAAAATAACGGTGAATGAGAAGTTACCTTCTAAAAGAAATTTAGCTGAGCAATTAAATGTAAGTGTTAATTCGGTTTCAAATGCCTATGAACAGCTCTTAGCAGAAGGATACATTTACACCATTGAAAGAAAAGGATATTTCGTAGAAAATATAACGCAATATATTGATCAACATGAAGCAAGGGCTGTTAATTTCCCCATTGATTTAAAAGAACAACATCATGATAAAGGGGGATGGCTTTCCCTGTCACATATGACTTCCGATATTTCTATGTTTCCATTTAAAAAATGGCTGAAGTGTCAAAATGAAGCAATAAAAAACCATAGACAGGAGCTTTCAGAAATCACCAGTCCCCAAGGACCATACATCGTAAGAAAAACAATTTCTCGTATGATTGCGTTAACCCGCGGTGTGAAATGTGAACCGGAACAAATTATCATTGGGGGAGGAACTCAACCGTTAGTACGCCAATTCATGACACTACTAAAAGGGAATACGAAAGTTGCCATCGAAAACCCTGGTTATTCTCGTATACATGCCTTACTAAAAAGCATGAAATTTGATGTTGCCCCCATTAATCTCGATAAAAAAGGGATAGATATGAAAGAAATTGAATCTATTAACCCTAAAATATTATTTATCACTCCCTCTCACCAATTCCCAACTGGTATCATTATGCCAATCTCAAGGCGGATAGAATTATTGAACTGGGCTGCTCATTCTAATGACCGTTATATTGTAGAGGATGACTATGATAGTGAATTTAAATATGGAACAGATAATATTCCATCTTTACAAAGCCTGGATCGACATCATCGAGTCATTTATACGGGTACTTTCTCAAAGACACTCCTACCCAGTTTCAGAATCAGTTACATTGTCTTACCTCCTAAACTCTTAAGAGAGTATAGGAACTTTTATTCTAACTGGATCCAAGGTAGTAATTCATTCAGTCTTTTTACACTGCATTACTTTATCGAGAGTGGCGAATACGAAAGACATATCAAGCGGATGAATCATCATTATGAAATGAAACGTAAACTGTTAATTAAACAGCTTCAAGCAACCTTTAAGGATGATATAGAAATTAAAAATGTTCCAGCAGGTCTTCATTTTCTTGCACACTTTAAAAAAAATAAAAGGTATGAAGACATTAACGAAAAAGCAAAGCAAGAAAAATTGGAGATCTATTCTATCGAACGATTTAATTTAGATAGTAAATATAAGAAAGATGAAACGAGTATCAGTCTTGTAATGGGATTTGCAACAATTAAAACGGAGGAGATACCTGAGGCAGTGAATAGGTTGTATCGAATAATAAATTGA